In Brienomyrus brachyistius isolate T26 chromosome 2, BBRACH_0.4, whole genome shotgun sequence, the genomic window CCTCTTTACTGGTTTATTGGTTTAATCTAAAGGAGGTATACACTTGCCTGGTGAACGCGGCGCAGCAGTCTGCACACATCAAGACGATACTGTTTTGCTgaaataacttgaaatgttaTTACGCGATCAAATAAATGAATTTTCATAcgtgtttttatttaataatatatttaCGATGCAGAAGCAAAAGTTGTAACTTGGAAATTGCGTATATGGTTTAATTTAATCGAAAAATATTTGATAATTACGCATCCCAAGGATATTCGAAATTTAGCTGTAGATTTCCTTGCGGGGTGTAAGCTTACGGCAGCCTGTTTCATTAAAATAAGTATTTTGTTCATTACTTACTCTACATTATACCGTCCTCAGTACGAAAACATAAAATCGACGGTACAATATAAGAGTTAGATAAATGCATTACTGTCAATGGACCAAATTTCTTGTAGTAAACACCGTTTATTTTATCCTTGCTCGCTATTCTGCATTTACTCACCAGTTCATCTTTTTCATGTTAGCCTTTTAACAAAAACCGCCaactgcagtggataaaaggtTAACAGGTTATTTGTGGAGAATATCGCCGTTTGTTTATGCCACATTCATTGTGTTTATTTCCAGTTTAAGGGAGTGAAGAAAGTTTTACCTCAACTTATTTATTAGTGCAAATCAATAAAGAAATACGAATGACTAATGAACATGTAAACACTGCAGGATTTTACTTATATTAAAAGCTTTACGGAAGTAAATACTGCAGCAATAACATATACCTAAGTAACATTTATCTGCTTCTGTAAGTTCCATAGTTTTGTGCATTTATGGCGATCACGTGTCCTTTCCTGCTCTTTTTCACCTGCATTTTTGTGTGTTATTTTGTACATTATTATTAGTAGCAGTGGTGCTGGTATGTCTGCTATTGGTTGTAAATtgtgtaatataaaaaaaatcagttaaatGTGTTATATGCAATGTGATGTACACTAGGATAGTTTAGGTATATgcaatatgtaaataaatatcTTGAATATGATAATACAGATAATACAGATATGTTTATCAGCCAATTATATACAGTTTGCCTAAAATGCTGTTAAAAGTTAaccagaagttttttttttgtgctgtcgTTTTGTAAGACAGAATTAGTACAGAAACAGGTGCTAGAATGAGTCTGCTGGACCATCAGCTAAGGGCAGCCCTAAAGGCAGAGCCCCCTGTTTCACCTGCTTAGCGTCTGCCACCTACTGTTTGGATGAATACCAGGTATCTTAATAAAAGGAGACTGTTGCACCTAATGCAGTGACTGGGAATGATGCAGATGGTAAGCGGATCTGGATGGAACAATCATTTTAGGAAAGATTGCACATATAATTCTAAGTAGCGTAAGACCGATTTAAAATAACAGGAACACAAGTCTTACAAATTCTTACCCCGGTGTAGGTTGtgggtgagcctggagcccgtCCCAAAAAGCCACAAATTATACACTGGAAATTCAAATATTTCACCCacgttaattttttaaaaagcagtgCCTGAAAAAATAGTATTCTCCTTGAATAATTTGTATAGGTTAGAATATAAAAATACTTTAGGTTAATTGCCTAAATATGTAGCATGAGAGAAAAACTAGGCTCAGAGGAGTCCAGAGCCTTTAGTGGGTGGTAAAGTGCAGGCCTTCCTGTGAACCACATGATGTGTGCATGTGACCTCATCTGCATTTTCTCTGTGCATTGCAGGTCTCCACGGTCCTACATGCTCTTGTATATAACTGAATATACAATGGttacattttaatgctgcaaaatCAGGTATTCAGTAAAGCTGCTCCATTTTATGTTTGGCCGATTTTATGATGTTATTCaataaagagaaaaacaattTACATCAGCCAGTTGTTTGAAGCATTTAATTCCCAGTTGTAGGTTCTTAAATACTAAGTTACAGAGGAGATTTTCAGATGAAACTGGTGACAAACAGTAATTTCTTGAGAATATTTAAGAGCTTTATGTTGCTCTAATCAATCATCTAAtctttttgtttatataatgtGTTAATGCTTGATGTTCTTTGTGgtttaatttttcatttcaaGTTCTAGTCATAATTTAGAACGTTTAAAgtgtaaaatgtagaaaaaaatgtaataaactgAAGAAAGCTTATGAAGGAGCAAAGGCAGATGGAAGCTACAGTCCTTGCTctgtctcagtttagtgtaacaTCAGTGCAGCAGATTTCATCGAGGAAGGGATTCCCTCCTGGATCCAGCTGGGGGATTTGTTTGATTTAGAAACTGTAATATTGGGTTGTCCATGTAATCCATGCCTGTCTCCATAGCCCCTTCTCCAAACTGTTATCAAATTGTGCATTTAGGGAGTTTAATCATCTTCTTATGAACAAGTGTGTTTGTATCCGCCGCGATGTTTCTGTGAAGTTGCTGGGCTCTCCCAGTGTTCGTTTGGACCCTCTCCACCTTCCTATCACAGTCCAAATGCAGGTAGATCTTCAGATTCACACCAGCGGCTGCCTCCTCTGTCCCAGAAATGCTAGTAGTTTGTGTCACACCCTTTTTCACGATTTTATGCGATATCATTAAATATAACTGAAACTTCTCCACGCCTTTATTGCAAGCCGTTCGTTCGTGTTACCAACCTGGACTGCTGACTATAAACGAAGCTGAACTGCAGATCTGCTGCACCTAACAGGACCCCATTCCCAAATAATAGCTGAGCCGAAATTCTAACCCTTGCTCAGTTCTAAATAAAGTACATGGTTAATGACAAACAAAATGAATGATTCACATGAGAACAAATGGCAGTTTCATGGTGACATTAGCATCGTCCTGGATTTACCAGATATACTAGCACGAGGAAGCATCTCACACCCTGTAGCCCGCACTTGTCCGTTCGATAGGACTTCCTGTTCCTGGAGGTGTTTCCAGTGTCTGCTACAGTCTTTGCCCTCCATGTTTGTTCCCAGGGGTCCAAGCTATAACCTCTAATGCAAGCATGCATCTCTTCTGCAACAGTGGAGCACAATAGCAATTCCGTAGATGGTTCAGATTTCTGGGCAGGTAGAGAGGAGGAAATCCTGCGATGCAGCAAGAACGGTTCTTCTGTCCGTATACGTgtgcttgtttattttttgtattcAGACATGTCGGGGAGGAATGACAAACTATCATCTGCTCCTAACACAATTTCTCACTCCGTCTCCACTATCCCCATCAAAAGTGGTACTAGTGAGGGACTCTCATCTTTGTCGTCACTGGGTGTCCCTGCTTTATCCTCCCTACCATGTTCTCCACCCTCACGACAGTGCTCATCCCACTGGCTGTAGTCGTACTCTACATGTATATGGCCGGGCGATGGACCTGTGACGTCAGCAGGATCACATATTCATGGCCAGTCTCCTTTGTCAGGATCCGTTTGTGCAGACCAGAGAGACCGGTATTGAGAGACAGCTAGGGGCAGCGGCAACATGTACACATGCGGACACGTATGACATCAGTATGTGCTGCACGTCTGACGCATGCAATTTCTCTAGCTAATGCCACATCATGTGATCAGCCTTGTATGGCCTATTTGTAAAGAACGGAAAATATGTAATGTGATTCTATTATACGTAACCTCACCTCTCATGTGCAAGAAAATATGACACCAATTAATCATCAGTGTAATTTTATGTGCCCGGCAAATTGCTGCCAAATTGGACATATTCTAAAATATGTGGTACAACGTatatctatattttgaataattAAGCTTGCAATGCGTGgtgtattttaaaatatgttccaATTTGACAAAAAGAAAACTGTGAGGAGATCAGGTTTTGGGTTtcttttctatttattttttaaatactaaCATACATTTGGAATTTGCACTTGCAGCGAGTTAACTGCCCCTTTTAGTAATCACGTCAATCAGGTCGGCAGGTTGCCACCATgtgcaaataaacaaacatttccTCGACAGCTCATGATGAGACAGGCACGATAATGATTGGTGCATCTTTTTGATTTAATGCTCATGATTTATTAAAGCATTCCATTTAATTTGAACTCCCTACATAGAGTTGTGCATGCTAACTGTGCTGGGTGAGGTTTACTGGAGGACCGCGGGGGGATGACCAGTTTTGGGAGCGACAGCTCGACCGGAGAGCACGGAGTGCGTAAAATCTGCTGTGAGGTGCTGAATGCTTACAGATGCAGTACAGGAAGTGTTAGGGCCGGGTCATATGTCATTTGTGGGAGTCCTGACCAACGTACATGCCACGGCGAGGGCGTGTAAGAAGTGCTCAGATACAGCTGGATTACAGTACAGCTTTTCGCATCAGTAATGGTGGCTTTGCAGGCACTGCAGACCCACACAGAAAGATAAACGCCTGCCACCACATACTGCAGTGCTGGCAAATTCAGCGCAGGCTGCCGTGTACAACCGGAGGGCTGAGAACAGAAGATTTTTCGTTCTTCCTGCTCCTGTCCTTCACAGCCGGCACCACCTCCGGGCACCCTGATCTCGCCATAATATGGGGGGCAGAGGAGGGGGGTGACTCTTGGGAGTTCTTGTCCTGCATCACTGACGTGAGCCTGTGGGTGGTACGGACAGAGCGTCACAAAAACCAGGTGCAGGCTGGGATATtgttgtggcgggggggggggcagtggtggTGCAGCAACACAAAAGCAACTATTTTTTCTTCGCATCAGCATTACAGTTGATGGGTTGCTGGGGACAAGGTCATTCCCTTTTGGGGACCGTGAAAGGGAGTTTCTAAGGATGCGTTGAGGAACTGGTTGTGCGTGGTGGAGTGAGTTTGTGCACTGGTCATCAATCACACTGAAGTTGGAGAGAAAGCTGCAGTCTCGGCTATGGATTATTCCACAGTCCCATGTCCATCTTAGGTCCACAACGTCCCACACAGCATCGCCATTaggccacagggtcctgctgctGGCCAAggtcatcaccccccccccccccccctccaccaccaccgcCCCCCCAGCCATCCCTTTGCCCTGCATTCTCCTCACTGGTCACCCATTGTGCACATGTTGTCCTGGAGACCCCTTCGTCACAGAGACATCTCCTTTGTCATACACAGAGGCTTTGCTGAGGTCAGGgcagaaaataaaatgatgGATAATCCCCTCACCGCACAGAAACACGCATCTCTATGCCAGTCCCTCCCTCTTTCCCAggatgcacacaacacacagtgTTCCCTTTACAATGCATGGAAACTTTGACTATACATTCTTATTTTGGCTTGGTCcatgaaatgtatgtttgagTTCGGTAACATGTAACTTTTGCGAGGTGTCAACAATGATATCGCCGTTAATGATAGACCTTTCAATGACAGATCTTCCAACATTTCTGGTATCCACTTCATATTTTctgaaggacagcaggacaTTCAACAGTTTGCATGAAGATAACGTCATACACATAGGATCACGCCCACGTAGCTGGATTGATGCTACAGAATTCTATATTGGTTCTACAGAACGTCATTGTACCCTTCTATACTTCAGCCCCAAATCCATCAgttacctggctggtttataGCTTCATAGCTGCTAGGCGACTGGTGCAATACACAAATGGAAAGGAAGGAACCTCAGAGATTCCTGTGTTTGGGAAGCATTTTGGGGGCATCTCATTTAGGTCCTGCTTCTGCCAGAGGCTACAGGAATGCAGGCTAGGGGTCCCTCTGATGCCATAGAAGGTCCTTTGGCTTGCTAGACTTCCCAAATGATCATACACAGAAAAAGGATTTATCTCGTTGTCAAAAAATGTTGTGGGACCTCCTGAACCACAGCATTACCAACCcctgcactgccccccccccaaccaaaaaCTTTCACCAGCCCACCTCCCCTGCCTCCAGAACTCCTACCTTCCCTGCTGACCCGCGCAAAAGTAGATAAAAGCTCCATCAACAGTATCACCGGGcacatttacaactgaatgaagGGCAAGAATGGAGCAGTTTGTGGAAGAATGGGGGGGAGAGAGCGGCACTCACAGAtgttggggtggaggggggggcataGCGACCTATTGTTGCAGAAGGGGAAAGTGGAAGACGGGGAGGGTCCGCCTTTTGAAAGTTGATTTGTGACGGAGTGGGGGAGATGGTCGAACCAAGAGGCAGAGGCCAGTCAGCTACAGCTGTCCGGGGGGGGCGTGTGAACGGGGACACTGAGGGTCACACAGAGCGTAGCAAAggttgcgtgcgtgtgtgtgcgactGTGCTGGGTGGCAGTGGGATCCTCTCAGGGTGCATTATTTAGGCTGCTTAGAATAGCAATACTGAAAGGTCTTCCCTGAACAGCTGGGATGAAAAGGCCACTACTATTGGTGACCCCCAAGTCCCCATCATCTTCCTCATTCAAGAGGCGATAAAGGGAAGTGATCTAATGAAGTCATTCCAGCAGAGCCGTTAAGAAGAGCTTCTGGCACGAACAGAAAGTTTGTCAAAGTTCAGCAGTGAGGGGCATGGCTAATTTCACTGAGGAAGACCAAACCCCACACATCCTCTCCTGCATCTGCCTGGCCTTCGTGGAGGGCATTGAGACCAGCCCCCCACCATGAGaaaacacattcacacacctaaAATCATATATACCATTGGCTGAGGAGACAGTGCCTCAGTGATACCATAATATGTCAGAGAACGATCCCATCAAAGGGTCCATGGATCCTAAGTTAGGTTAAACTCTTGCAGACACTAAACTTTAGATAACACCTCCTTGTGACTGATATCTTCCAGTCTTGGAATAAATGCATGCCAGCAGGTGCTACGGGTCCATAGATTcacatacatttttaatttgaaACTTCTGCTTTTGTTTAATCCTTTTCAGCCATTTTGAGACACAAATGGAAAATCGATTGCTTTTCATTTATGCTTTTCATTTATGCCATGAAGTCTTAATGACAACACATACATGTCAGCAGCAAAGCCAGCTACATGTAATCCCTAATGTTCAATGACATCATGTGACAGAAGATTCAATTTCTACATCGGAATTTACTAGGGCCCCAAAAAAAGCATTACATTGTAGGCACTGTTTAGTGCAAAATGACTGCTGGCCGTTATTTGTATACTGATGTATCAACAGGACAGAGCTAAACCTTTCCTGTAACACAGACAAAGCAGGCATCAAGGCAACCCTGCTAGGTGGAATTTTCAGTAGGGGGGTGATGAAATATTATTCAAAATAGAAGAACTGATGTCCACACAACATGGATTAAAGATCAGGTTTGTCTGATCTGTAAACCTCCAACACAATGTCTGATTTCAGTGCGTCTAAATGGTGACTTCAGTAATACGTGAACTCCAATGTGTTAGTAAGAGTTAGCATGAAAGACTCTTAAAGAACGAATGTTGTTCTGGCCTAAAGTAGATGGGCAAAGCCACAGATCACTTAAGGTACTGCTAAGTAATTCCAATGCTCATTGCTGTTTAAGATCTAGATATTCAGACACGCAAGCTAGGCTCTCAGAGTCTCTAAACCCCTCTAGAAAAGCAGAGAAACCCCCAAAGTGTCACATACAGTCATACATGCGTCTTGACCTCAGCTTCGATGTCACCTTAAGCCCTGATCCTGCAAGCTCTGCTGTGATTACGGCATGTGGGGGGCATCAAGTGCATATATGTCAGGGGTCAGTTTGGTAATCTCCATTgtgtaacccctcccccccccaatcagcatgCTGGGCTTATGAAAGAACAaaataagaaaagaaaagagagaTGAAGCTCAGGGAGTCTCATCCTGGTTGAGTCAGGACAACCCATTCTCCATCATTCTCTTGTAAGCCAGGATGAAGGGGGAGTTATGGGGGTGTTTAATCCAGGTATTTAACTCACATTTCTTCAGTTCAGTTGTATTAACGGGCATAAGCAAAGTTTAAAGCTCTGCAAATCACTTCAGtcatgtggggaggggggggggggggggggcactcccaGGGACTCTGTCAACCGTCACTTAAAGAGAGTCAGAGAGTCACTCAAAATGCTGGCGATGAAACTGGGCAGCAGGTGTCCAGTCGAACACGAAACCCCACTGATGGACAGCAAAAAGCTCGTGTGGCGGACATTGTGGGTCATGCTGCCCCCTCCATACACATCACAGCCCACCTTCGGGACTTCACAGAGCGATTCGGATAACTGCGCCCTCTCCTGGGCCAGGATCGTGCCAGCGGGTCACCTTGGTCTGAGGCAGGCAGCAGCCCTTCACATGGCGACTCGGCAGCCCATACACCTCGAGTTATCATACGGCCTCACAGTAGCCCACACAACACCAGCACCCATCTGCTGCAGTTTTTAAGGGGCCAAGTTGATTTCCCACTAAAAGGGCCCCAGTCTAATGTGACACTCACCATGTGCATGACTAGTATAGAGGCTCTTGACCTCAAAGTTTAAACTGCCTATACAAAACCCTGCACCTATGGGCAGCGAATAATGTCTAAATCTAAGAAGCTAACAGGTTAAAGGGGATAAAACCAAAAAGCATCAAACACTGTTTAAACGCAAGAAGCTAACAGGTTAAAGCAGGTCATCTCCAATGTAACCGTATAAAGAGAAGCAGCTAACAGGCTAAAAGGAGCTAAAATTCataagcagaagacactggttTAAATTGAAGAAGCTAATAGGCTAAAGGAGCCAAAACCTATGAGCAGCAAACACAGTTTAAGGGGAAGGAGCTAAGGGCCTAAAGGAGCTAAAAGCCATGTGCAGCAAACCCTGTTAAATGGGAAGGAGCTAACAGGCCAAAGGAGCTAAAACACAGCAAACACTCTTTAGAGCAGGGGAGAGcgatcttatctgcaaagggctggtgtgtatgtgggttttcactgcaactccctaattagattaacaattagaggactgattggctgaagagtcctcacacctgggtttgaacagctgacctgcatacacactggccctttgcggataagtttgcccacccctgctttagAGGGAAGGAGCTAATGAGCTAAAGGAGCTAACAGGCTAAAGGAGCTAAGAGAGTAACAGTTTGTTAATGGCAATACAAAATTAGTCTTATAAGTGATTAATCTAAGAACACATATCTTGCGTGTCAGACTTATACAAACTCGACGGACACAGGCACTACTACCAATAGGCTGACTAGGAGTCTTTCTTCACCAATATGTTAGAAATAAAGACGTTGTTGCATGTATCCATTGAATCAGTGATGAGTTTACTTTTACAGAGATCCTTATCATCCATTCACCAACTCacacatataaatataacactGTAAAACACAGAGGTGGTCTGATATACCAGCCTTGATTTTTTCTCAATTATAATTTTGTCTCAGAGGCTTTTGATGTAAACATTTCAAATAAACCTTGGCTCTTGGTGAGAAGTGCCTGGGGGGCAGGGCCTGAGTGGTCCGAGGCAGGTTTAGCTGTGCTTGCTTTGGCGCCCCCCCTATTCCTCTCTGTCAGGGCCTGTGACGGGTCAGTACCGATCTGGTGGCGGATTGAATTGCAAATCTCTTGCCTTCTGTTGCTGTCCACGACCGCAGTGGCCTTatcctggcattcatgtggtAATGGAAAGTTGGGAgggggtgtgcatgtgtggagggggggggggggggagggcggtcAGGGGGGCAGCAGGACACCAAAATCGGCCTGAAGTCCATGGGAAACAGTTGTGACCAATACGGAACCCCTCACCATGTCCTTGAAACTTCTACGTCGGACCAGGATTCCTGCGAAATTCCCAACCAATGTCTGTGCTAGAATGTGAGCGTGAGTCTTTGTGACCTCAAGCATTTTCAAGCTTTCGTGATAATATTCATTGTTTATCGATTACAAAATAACAAGGCAGCTATTTAAGGATACAACCTTAACCACTTAAAGTATGAAGCTAAAAGCAGACTTTTCACCATGTTTGGCTTTaccttttaaaaatataaacagaAGAGATTACAGCCTGTAGATTCTTCACCATGTTCTCTCTTGGAAACCAAAGAATCAGACGTAAAAGTTCAGTGGCAGTTCTCACCATACAGGTTGCTCCACCTCTCCGTGCCACCTGTTATACACCTAGTCTTCCGTGGAGATGGCACAGTCTCTCCAGCACATAGCCATGGCAACCACAACaggaaagggagggggggggcagttcccGTTAAGCAACACACAACTATTGCAACAGGGCAGATTGAAATGTGGATTCATCATACCAAGCCAAGGGCAACTAGGGGCAGACAAACAAGTGATTCTGCCTAACCTGTCACTCAGTCATTCTGCATCTGCTAAGCTCACTGTGTAAACAAAGTACGACAACTAATCCTTCCAGAAAAACTGAATAATCTaaaagtaaacataaataaattcACTGGCATATTGGGTTCCTTGAGGTACCATCAGCTGGTGAAACACTTATGAACATCATCAACACTAGTTTATGATACACAATTGTACATCTCGGACAGAAACTCGGGGGATCAAATTACATCAAGTTCCTTAACATAAAATCAAAAGAAGAGATTGTGCAAAAAATGAGCGCTTACTATCCCTTACCATAAACGTAACAAATAATCGAAAACTGCTTCAGTGTTTCCATAGCAGCTCCAAAATTTGAGGCAGTtctttaaaaaggaattaaaataaataaataagagataaatgcataaaaatcaATTACTCTCAGCCACTGTACTTGGGCAAAGGCACTTGGTGTCTCTCTACTCCACAACACTCCTTTCTTGTCAATCTATTTGTCTGTAATTTGTAGCATTAAGTTGGATTGTAGTCCGAACAGAAAACTGCAAGGCATCTCAACAAGGGGCATGTTGAAAGCGTCTCTTTAGTGCAGTGTGATCGGTTCAGAGTTTTTCACAGAAATTTACTGCAATTTACTGGTGTGGATGAAAAACTATAGAAATTATTTGAGAAATGGATGTATCACCGGCAAACCGAATCACCCGCTTTGTTAGCATGCATTTTGCGTCCAACTTAAGAAACCAAAGTGGACTATAGAAAAAATACACTTAAAACACAACTGACTGATAAGCCATATTAGCACTTAAGACAAAAAGGTTTGACTATTTCCGGTTGTTTCTATAAAAATGACAGACCACATGGTGGTACCAGGGTGTAACGCAGCTTCAGTCACTGCATGCAGTAGCGGTTCTCAAAGTCTGACAGCAGCTCCCCGCTTGTCACAAGGCAACAGCAGGATGTTGGGCCAGTTTCTGGGCAGCACATGGTGTAGATGGGCCATGCAGACGGCACCAAACAGGCCTCCGGGCTCCAGATGCCAGACGTCTCAGTCAGAGCCTGGTGAGCTTTTATGGATCGCCACAACACCCACCCTCTGAGCCTTGGGGAgatgcccccccacctccgaAAAAATTCAGGCTCAAAGGAAGAGGTTGACTTTGGCTATGACCGACTTACAGCCAGTGCTGGAGAAATGCTGGCCGTCATGAAGGGTATAGCTGACTGCACCTCCCACTGCTTCAGCTACGTCGGCGCGCTGGCATGCCCCGCGCTGGCACAGCTCTCGCCGGGCACAGCGCTCCACATGGTGCCGCCTCAGAGGCAGAAAGGGCACATAGAAGGTGATGAGCTTCTCTGGGATGATCTGCGACTGATAGAATCCACCTAGAAAACGGTACACTGTATCAGGGCACAGAAAGCACATGTCTGTAACGCATCACCTGCTTCATGCAATGCGGCAGTCAGGAAGCAGTGGCTTCAGGGTGCCACCTGGAGGAGGCCTTGTGGTACTACATTTTAACTGCAAGACTTTCGTGATGCACGTAAGACTCTTGTAACTTTCTTGGAAACAGTACAAAGGAAGTCAGTGAGACCATAAGGTCTTGCCAGAGAGACAAACCTCTCTTCCTTCAGACTAGCAAAACTTGaatacatcatcatcatcatcaacaatCAAAAATCTTATTCACGACTTGCAATTTTGCGGCATAGATGAACACATGCAGACGAGCCCCTCAGGCTAAACGGTGGAATTATGGGGCAGCCTTCTGGAGATCGCGGCAGCGGCCGGCATGCATGCAATCTGGGACGTGTGGCGGGAGCCCAGGCAGACGCGGCTCTTACTGTTCGGGTTGTTAAACACAGCTTGTGCGAGGGAAGCTTCCAGATCCCGAAGGCGGATGTCCTCCCGATCCTGCCCCCTTAGCTTGGTCTTAAGGGTCAGCTGGTTGACGATCTCCTCCCCAGTCGTGCTGTAAGTGCACATGCCTGGTCAGCTCCACCCGTTAACTTTACTCGTGTTTCATAATTTATTGTTTAGTGTAATAGGTGTCTCATAACAGTGTGCTAAGTGAATGAGTTTATTCTAATCACAACTTGAGTGCAATATGTAATATTACTAAAGGGGGTTCTGCAGTTTGATGTGGTCATTTTTTTTATACATCATACGCATGACAAAGAACACAATACAGATTCTCCAGAATTAAACACTTCACACTAGCACTCTTAGGGTCACTCGTGGTCACTGTCGACAGTACACATTAATTATTGTTAATTGTTTACTTAATGCCAGTTATCGTAATGTCGCACTGCAATGTTAATTGTGTGTGAAaaaggcattcaagtaagaatttcattgtactctCAACACTCTACTTTGTACGCATGACAACAACTATGAATCCTTGAAAGTATAATGCAAAATAACTATTTTAAGGATTTAAATCATGAGCACTGGCTTTATAGGAATAGAGAGGGTCTGATGGGTGATGTTTGTGAGCTGGTGCCACATCTGCTCTCTCAGGACTGATGGGGACCCTGCACTGGTTTCCACAGGACGACACGGGAGGGCTGCTCAGCTGTTCGTGGTTTATAACCGGGGACATGGGGAGGGGCCGGACACGGCGCCGTACCTCATGAAGATGTACATGGCCTTGCGGTAGTTGGTCTGGAACAGGACGTGGTCGGGGCCCAGAAAAGGCACCAGCACGTCGATCACGCCAGGGGGCATCTTCTCCATCTCATCAAAGATGAAAACGGAGCGAGCACAGGCGGTGAGGTTACCTTCTACCCAGTGCCTGAGCTCCTTCTGGGGTGGAGCGGGGGAGATGAGGGAGAGTAAGAGGGGGGAGGGGAAGGAGGAGCAATAGGAGTTAAATGCAAGTAGAAAAGGGAGAAGTAGGAGAGTTTTTGGCTGCACACAGTAACATATCATTGAGGCATCACAGATCTCCTGGTTGGAGAATGACACCGCATCCGAAGACTTGCACAATGTTTGTTTGCTGATCAGAACTGAGAATGTGATGAGCCTAGCAGGCTCATATAAACCCCCAGTGTATGAGACTAATATTACCGTATACTGCTGTACCAGGTCAGCCTTAGGAAAGTGCAGGGTGGGAATGAACTGGTGAATGTAGGGGCTGCCCATTGCTGCGCCATACAGGTGGCGGCCCACCATGGAGCCGACCAGCGTCTTGCCTGTCCCGGAGGCTCCGTGGAAGGACAGCACCAGCGGCCGCTCGGGGCTCTCCATCTG contains:
- the tor2a gene encoding prosalusin, translated to MARSVNVPFMLVLFLVLFCSSFSVVYAIQSNMKSVYCTISNNCDCDFNPDIKGLEWDLYKNVYGQHLAQEVVSEALAGFLQMESPERPLVLSFHGASGTGKTLVGSMVGRHLYGAAMGSPYIHQFIPTLHFPKADLVQQYTKELRHWVEGNLTACARSVFIFDEMEKMPPGVIDVLVPFLGPDHVLFQTNYRKAMYIFMSTTGEEIVNQLTLKTKLRGQDREDIRLRDLEASLAQAVFNNPNSGFYQSQIIPEKLITFYVPFLPLRRHHVERCARRELCQRGACQRADVAEAVGGAVSYTLHDGQHFSSTGCKSVIAKVNLFL